One genomic region from Aliarcobacter cryaerophilus ATCC 43158 encodes:
- a CDS encoding linear amide C-N hydrolase, with protein MTKFKIGIVVSFLMFQSFTSQAFACSRVIYEGADSRFITARSMDWKEDIPTSLWVFPRGMSKDGGIDENSIKWTSKYGSVVTVGYEAATNDGMNEKGLVANLLYLVESDYGSSTNPTMSIAAITQYVLDNFASVKEVVETLEKPPYFQIVAPSMPKGEKASLHLSISDAKGDSAIIEFIEGKMVIHHSKEYKTMTNSPIFEEQLAISGYWKLVDGKQMLPGTYRAADRFARASYYTNTITPAITQREAVSTAFSIIRNVSVPRGISSPSEPNVASTLWRTVSDQKSLQYYFDSATSPSIFWVDISKLDLKKGAKVKKLDLTDYPTYSGEVSAQFKDANPFKWLK; from the coding sequence ATGACAAAATTCAAAATAGGAATAGTTGTTTCATTTTTAATGTTTCAAAGTTTTACAAGTCAAGCATTTGCTTGCTCTCGTGTAATATATGAAGGTGCTGATTCTAGATTTATAACAGCTAGAAGTATGGATTGGAAAGAAGACATTCCAACTTCTCTTTGGGTTTTCCCAAGAGGAATGAGTAAAGATGGTGGAATTGATGAAAATTCTATTAAGTGGACATCAAAATATGGAAGCGTTGTAACAGTTGGTTATGAAGCTGCTACAAATGATGGAATGAATGAAAAAGGATTAGTTGCGAACTTACTTTATCTTGTAGAGTCTGATTATGGATCATCTACAAATCCAACTATGTCAATAGCTGCTATTACTCAATATGTTTTAGATAATTTTGCTTCTGTAAAAGAAGTTGTTGAAACTTTGGAAAAACCACCATATTTTCAAATAGTTGCTCCATCAATGCCAAAAGGTGAAAAAGCAAGTTTGCATTTATCAATTTCTGATGCCAAAGGAGATTCTGCAATTATAGAATTTATAGAAGGGAAAATGGTAATTCATCACTCAAAAGAGTACAAAACTATGACAAATTCACCTATTTTTGAAGAACAGTTAGCAATTTCTGGATATTGGAAATTAGTTGATGGAAAACAGATGCTTCCAGGAACCTATAGAGCAGCAGATAGATTTGCAAGAGCTAGTTATTATACAAATACAATAACTCCTGCTATCACACAAAGAGAAGCTGTTTCAACAGCATTTAGTATTATTAGAAATGTAAGTGTTCCAAGAGGAATAAGTAGCCCAAGTGAACCAAACGTAGCATCAACTTTGTGGAGAACAGTATCTGATCAAAAATCACTTCAATACTACTTTGATTCAGCAACTTCACCATCTATTTTTTGGGTAGATATTTCAAAGCTTGATTTAAAAAAGGGTGCAAAAGTTAAAAAACTAGACCTTACAGATTATCCTACATACTCTGGAGAAGTATCAGCACAATTTAAAGATGCAAATCCTTTTAAATGGTTAAAATAA
- a CDS encoding 7TM diverse intracellular signaling domain-containing protein — MKYLISLFLFINFLYANSSTLILEDGFNSNENFEISYLKDSSNELNIQEVSNSNYFQKHSNKFSLGYLPDTIWIKVDLKNKSFKEDFILSINEHFYEKANMHYFDDLEKSWKVLENGVFTPIEKRDIQTSKLAFNFKIQQNNSQTIFIELKGKYPYFGNIAVYSKDYFFTNKLLNIDSFFIFQFGILFIIIVFNLFLWLSLKEKVYIYYVGYTFFALVYFINISGFLIYFDLQQYMYKLHFAVSLSIIFLALFSIEYFEANKYFKASVFIIKILILLLFVFAFMMIVISYSPWNNYMNHIITLILITLIISSIKIYKKGQYFLKYYIFAISIYFTSVIIFILFLTGVLEYNYFNRYSYLYSLCLEIIVFALILSNRYNIIKNEQIKTQNELISLQINQNKILEDEVEKKTLKLTRLVKERELLVKEVFHRVKNNFHVITAFLWFESKKNDNKHRFTELINRIKSMSLIHEYLCNSKDLIDIDLKEYIDELVKTIVQTYSIPTLQINTNIEKTNIEFENMMSLGVVVNEIISNSIKHHPKEKAIILDITCYKKNDSVILIIFDNGLGFDENIQKTGLGLELIKDFINKLPNAKYSFYKENGTVFELSFKEKDNEN, encoded by the coding sequence TTGAAATATCTTATATCTCTATTTTTATTTATTAATTTTTTATATGCAAACTCTTCAACACTTATATTAGAAGATGGTTTTAATTCTAATGAGAACTTTGAAATATCTTATTTGAAAGATTCAAGTAATGAATTAAATATACAAGAAGTATCAAATTCAAATTATTTTCAAAAACATTCAAATAAGTTCTCTTTGGGTTATTTACCAGATACTATTTGGATAAAAGTTGATTTAAAAAACAAAAGCTTTAAAGAAGATTTTATTTTATCAATCAACGAACACTTTTATGAAAAAGCGAATATGCACTATTTTGATGATTTAGAAAAATCATGGAAAGTATTAGAAAATGGTGTTTTCACACCAATAGAAAAAAGAGATATACAAACTTCTAAACTAGCTTTTAATTTTAAAATCCAACAAAATAACTCACAAACAATATTTATAGAATTAAAAGGAAAATATCCCTATTTTGGAAATATTGCTGTTTATTCAAAAGATTATTTCTTTACAAATAAGCTTTTGAATATTGATTCTTTTTTTATATTTCAATTTGGTATCTTATTTATTATTATTGTGTTTAATCTATTTTTATGGCTTAGTTTAAAAGAAAAAGTATATATTTATTATGTTGGATATACTTTTTTTGCACTCGTTTACTTTATAAATATTAGTGGATTTTTAATATATTTTGATTTACAACAATATATGTATAAGCTACATTTTGCAGTCTCTTTAAGTATTATATTTTTAGCTTTATTTTCTATTGAATATTTTGAAGCAAATAAATATTTTAAAGCCAGTGTTTTTATTATTAAAATATTAATATTACTTCTTTTTGTGTTTGCTTTTATGATGATAGTAATTTCGTATAGCCCTTGGAATAACTATATGAATCACATAATAACACTAATACTAATTACTTTAATAATCTCATCAATAAAAATTTATAAAAAAGGCCAATACTTTTTAAAGTACTATATTTTTGCTATTTCAATATATTTTACTTCTGTTATTATCTTTATTTTATTCTTAACAGGGGTTCTTGAATATAACTATTTTAATAGATATTCATATTTATATTCACTATGCCTTGAAATAATAGTTTTTGCATTAATACTTTCTAATCGTTATAATATTATAAAAAATGAGCAAATAAAAACTCAAAATGAGTTAATTTCTTTACAAATAAATCAAAACAAAATTCTTGAAGATGAAGTTGAGAAAAAGACTTTAAAACTAACAAGACTTGTAAAAGAAAGAGAACTTTTAGTAAAAGAGGTATTTCATCGTGTTAAAAATAATTTCCATGTAATAACTGCTTTTTTATGGTTTGAAAGCAAAAAAAACGATAACAAACATAGATTTACAGAACTAATAAATAGAATAAAATCTATGTCTTTAATTCATGAATATTTGTGCAACTCAAAAGATTTAATAGATATTGATTTAAAAGAGTATATAGATGAACTTGTAAAAACTATTGTACAAACATATAGTATTCCTACTTTACAGATTAACACAAATATAGAAAAGACAAATATTGAGTTTGAAAATATGATGTCATTGGGAGTTGTTGTAAATGAAATAATAAGCAATAGTATAAAACACCACCCAAAAGAAAAAGCTATTATTTTAGATATTACTTGCTATAAAAAGAACGATAGTGTAATTTTAATTATATTTGATAATGGGCTTGGATTTGATGAAAATATTCAAAAAACTGGATTAGGACTTGAACTTATAAAAGATTTTATAAATAAACTTCCAAATGCAAAATACTCTTTTTATAAAGAAAATGGAACAGTATTTGAGCTATCATTTAAGGAAAAAGATAATGAAAATTAA
- a CDS encoding flagellin N-terminal helical domain-containing protein: MQINSNPLFNQSSYLNASQSLNRIATGLELNKSSDNASNLAIANSLLSQSNGYSQALENTNSAIAATQIASGSTNEQSKILDNVKEKLLQASTDTTSQEGRDNILKDIKSQLEQFDKIASSTNYNGQTLLQKSATDKSNSDVQQYQSGLKGEDIIETSGIASNTTAFGLSGLVNQDASTFTAQTARDFLETVDKSITSLNSIRGEIGTVQNQLESSGRNLMTQRTNTLNAASMFDTDYAKESSNFSKENILAKMGAFGQVQANFINQQMVSRLLV, encoded by the coding sequence ATGCAAATAAATTCTAATCCTCTTTTTAATCAAAGTTCATATTTAAATGCAAGTCAATCGCTAAATAGGATTGCAACTGGTCTTGAATTGAATAAATCAAGTGATAATGCCTCAAATTTAGCAATAGCTAATAGTCTATTGTCACAATCAAACGGATATTCACAAGCACTAGAAAATACAAATTCAGCAATTGCAGCAACTCAAATAGCTTCTGGTTCTACAAATGAACAATCAAAAATATTGGACAATGTAAAAGAAAAACTTCTTCAAGCTTCAACAGACACTACAAGTCAAGAAGGAAGAGATAATATTTTAAAAGATATAAAATCTCAACTAGAACAGTTTGATAAAATTGCAAGTAGTACAAATTACAATGGTCAAACGCTACTTCAAAAAAGTGCAACTGATAAATCAAATTCAGATGTACAACAATATCAATCAGGTTTAAAAGGTGAGGATATTATTGAAACATCTGGTATTGCTTCAAATACAACTGCATTTGGACTTAGTGGTTTAGTAAATCAAGATGCCTCAACATTTACAGCACAAACTGCTAGAGATTTTTTAGAAACAGTTGATAAGTCTATTACTAGTTTGAATAGTATTAGAGGTGAAATAGGTACTGTTCAAAATCAACTTGAAAGCTCTGGAAGAAATCTAATGACACAAAGAACAAACACTTTAAATGCAGCTTCAATGTTTGATACTGATTACGCAAAAGAATCTTCAAACTTTTCAAAAGAGAATATTTTGGCAAAAATGGGTGCTTTTGGACAAGTTCAAGCAAATTTTATAAACCAACAGATGGTTTCAAGATTACTTGTATAA
- a CDS encoding sensor domain-containing diguanylate cyclase, with the protein MKLSKFLTKFIFITAFTSFILAFLISIIFQYLNFKNEFNHYKKEFTEQKKKEVKNEVLMIYGLINYKEELLIKNLEQKLQEKVNQDYDLAMDIYKSNKNIKTEDEIKYLLEQNKEEILSWISSLKYENSSYSFLNTTDGYTLIFEEKKVEPKPHPFPELFNQQLETAKNPNGDFFEYKFKKPNSNEEFDKISFVKKYEKYNWIIGCGVYLDEINDELKKKEEIFYQNIRNQITSMIIVFLLILIGIYFISKKIGDFINININNLVKAFSKASLDNKKIDTEKLTYTEFVILANNLNETLENKNNLEKELQNLSITDELTQLYNRRFFNSKIEEEINRAKRENKHLCLMVLDIDFFKQYNDTYGHQKGDFVLQEISKVLKNRTNRASDFAFRIGGEEFAILVNLEKNRISEFAEAIKNDIENLKIEHSGNKVSKYVTTSIGVNFKQADELKNIDELFKVADDNLYEAKKNGRNCVVIQ; encoded by the coding sequence TTGAAATTATCAAAATTTTTAACAAAATTTATATTTATTACTGCATTTACATCTTTTATATTAGCATTCTTAATCTCTATTATTTTTCAATACTTAAATTTTAAAAATGAATTTAATCACTATAAAAAAGAGTTTACAGAGCAAAAGAAGAAAGAGGTAAAAAATGAAGTTTTAATGATTTATGGATTAATAAATTATAAAGAAGAGTTATTAATAAAAAATCTTGAACAGAAATTACAAGAGAAGGTAAATCAAGATTATGATTTAGCTATGGATATTTATAAAAGTAATAAAAATATAAAAACAGAAGATGAAATAAAATATTTATTAGAACAAAATAAAGAAGAAATTTTATCATGGATTTCTTCTTTAAAATATGAAAATAGTAGTTACTCTTTTTTAAATACTACAGATGGATATACTTTAATTTTTGAAGAAAAAAAAGTTGAGCCAAAGCCTCATCCATTTCCTGAACTATTTAATCAACAACTTGAAACTGCAAAAAATCCTAATGGTGATTTTTTTGAATATAAGTTTAAAAAACCAAATAGCAATGAAGAGTTTGATAAAATTTCTTTTGTAAAAAAATATGAAAAGTATAATTGGATTATTGGTTGTGGAGTTTATTTGGATGAAATTAATGATGAATTAAAAAAGAAAGAAGAAATTTTTTATCAAAATATCAGAAATCAAATTACTTCAATGATAATTGTATTTCTACTTATTTTAATTGGTATATATTTTATATCAAAAAAAATAGGAGATTTTATAAATATTAATATAAATAATTTAGTAAAAGCTTTTTCAAAAGCATCTTTAGATAATAAAAAAATAGATACAGAAAAATTAACTTATACAGAATTTGTAATTCTTGCAAATAATTTAAATGAAACTTTGGAAAATAAAAACAATCTCGAAAAAGAGCTTCAAAATCTATCAATTACTGATGAATTAACTCAACTTTATAATAGAAGATTTTTTAATTCAAAAATTGAAGAAGAGATAAATAGAGCAAAAAGGGAGAATAAACATCTTTGTTTAATGGTTTTAGATATTGATTTTTTTAAACAATATAATGACACTTATGGGCATCAAAAAGGTGATTTTGTTTTACAAGAAATTTCAAAAGTATTAAAAAATAGAACAAACAGAGCTAGTGACTTTGCTTTTAGAATTGGTGGTGAAGAGTTTGCAATACTTGTAAACTTAGAAAAAAATAGAATTTCTGAATTTGCGGAAGCTATAAAAAATGATATTGAAAATCTTAAAATTGAACATTCAGGAAATAAAGTATCAAAATATGTAACAACTTCTATAGGTGTTAATTTTAAACAAGCTGATGAGTTAAAAAATATTGATGAACTATTTAAAGTAGCTGATGATAATCTTTACGAAGCTAAAAAAAACGGAAGAAACTGTGTGGTTATACAATAG
- a CDS encoding response regulator, whose protein sequence is MKIKNYSILIVEDDFIATEYLYQILDSFGAETIFKAKNSNEALELVSNHQIDLVFMDINIQGGVDGIKCSALLNEKYFIPIIFATAYADTATIDEAKDENIFGYLIKPFQISDVEATLSVAISSINRIKKLQEQKKDEEINIKEINLGEKYIYYFDSKTLTFKNSPVSLTKKELEVFHILCKNINKNISYEYLKNIIWINKSVSDSTLRDLVSRLKKKLININIENISNFGYILKK, encoded by the coding sequence ATGAAAATTAAAAATTACTCTATCTTAATTGTAGAGGATGATTTTATAGCAACTGAATATCTATATCAAATACTTGACTCATTTGGAGCAGAAACTATTTTCAAAGCAAAAAACTCAAATGAAGCACTTGAACTTGTAAGCAATCATCAAATAGATTTAGTTTTTATGGATATAAATATTCAAGGTGGAGTTGATGGAATAAAATGCTCTGCTTTGCTAAATGAAAAATATTTTATTCCAATAATATTTGCAACAGCATATGCAGATACAGCAACAATAGATGAAGCAAAAGATGAAAATATTTTTGGGTATTTGATAAAACCTTTTCAAATATCAGATGTAGAAGCCACTTTAAGTGTTGCAATTTCAAGTATAAATCGTATTAAAAAACTTCAAGAACAAAAAAAAGATGAAGAAATAAATATAAAAGAGATTAACTTAGGTGAAAAATATATTTACTACTTTGATTCAAAAACTCTTACTTTTAAAAATTCTCCTGTATCTCTTACAAAAAAAGAGTTAGAAGTTTTTCATATTTTGTGCAAAAATATAAACAAAAACATCTCTTACGAATATTTAAAAAATATTATATGGATTAATAAAAGTGTTTCTGATTCAACATTACGTGATCTTGTTTCAAGACTTAAAAAAAAGTTAATTAATATAAATATAGAAAATATCTCTAATTTTGGTTATATATTAAAAAAGTAG